A segment of the Bordetella flabilis genome:
CCTTCGCGGGTGCCCTGGACTGGCGGCTGCCGCGCTTCAGCCGCTTTCCCGCGGCCTTGCAGGCCCACCGCGCCGAGCTGGAAGGCAAGACCGTGGTCAGCTTCTGCACCGGGGGTATCCGTTGCGAGAAAGCAGCCTTGTATATGGCCGAAGCGGGCCTGCAGAATGTCTACCAGCTCGAGGGCGGCATCCTGAAGTACTTCGAGCAGGCCGGCGGCGCGCACTTCAACGGCCGGTGCTTCGTCTTCGACGGCCGCGAGGTGCTGGGGCCCGACCTGGCGCCGGCGTTGCAGGAACCGACGGGCCCGGCCGCTGCGCCGTCGGCGCCCAACTACTGAGGATCCGGGATGTCTGCTGCCCCGCTCGGCATATTGGCCGCGCTTCATGATGAAATCGCCGATCTGCTGGTGCAGATGGGCCCCACGGCCGAGTGCCGCCGGATCGGCAAGCGCGACTATTACGTCGGCGAACTGTATGGACGGCGGTGCGTGGTCGTGCTGGCGCGTATCGGCAAGGTCGCGGCGGCCGCGACCGCGGTGACGCTGATCCGCGAGTTCGACGTCCAGGCCTTGCTGTTCACCGGGCTTGCCGGCGGCATCGCGCCCGGCGTGAACGTGGGCGATGTCGTGATCGCCAACACGCTGGTCCAGCACGACCTGGATGCGCGTCCGCTGTTTCCCCGCTACGAAGTGCCGTTATTGGGCGTTTCCCAACTGGCCACGGCGCCCCGGATGAACGAAGTGCTGGCGCAATGCGCCGTGGACTACCTTGCCCTGGGGCTGTCGAGCGACGTCGACCCGCTCACCCGGGACCTCTTCGGCATCGGCGCGCCTACGCTGCATCGCGGCCTGGTTGCGAGCGGCGATCGCTTCGTGGGCGATGGGGCCGTCGCGCAAGGACTGCTGGAAGCGCTGCCCGGCACGCTATGCGTCGAGATGGAGGGCGCGGCGGTTGCGCAGGTATGCCACGAGTACGAGGTGCCCTGTGCCATCCTGCGCACGGTCTCCGACCGCGCCGACGCCGCGGCGCCGGTGGACTTTGCCGCGTTCCTGAGCCGCGTCGCCAGCCGCTATTCGAACGGCATCGTCAGCCGTTTCGTGCAGGCCTACACCGATTGACCCTTGTCAACGCACCCGCATGCCCGGCTGGGCACCGGGCCACGGTTCCAGCACGTAGATGCCAGGGTGGGCCGATTCGTCGGCATGGCTGGCGGCCAGCACCATGCCTTCCGAAACCCCGAACTTCATTTTGCGCGGGGCGAGGTTGGCGACCATGACCGTCAGCTTGCCGATCAGGTCCTGCGGCTTGTAGGCCGACTTGATGCCGGAAAACACGTTGCGATGGCGCCCTTCGCCCACGTCCAGCGTCAGGCGCAACAGCTTGGTCGATCCTTCCACTTCCTCGCAATTGACGATGCGCGCCACGCGCAGGTCGATTTTGGCGAAGTCGTCGATGGCAATGGTGGGGGCGACCGGCTCGCCGCCCGGCGTCGCCGCCTGGGCATCCTCTTGCGGGCCTGCATCGCCGTTGGCGCCGCCCGGGTTGGAGGCCGGCGCGGCCGCCGGCTCCACCAGCGCATCCAGCATGGCGGGATCGACGCGCTGCATCAGGTGCTTGAACGGCGCGATGCGGCCGGGCAGCACGGCAGCGTCGCGCCAGGTAAAGGCGGCATCCTGGCCGAACAGTTCGCGCGCCACGCGCTCCGCCAGGGCGGGCAGCACGGGCGCCAGCATGACGGACAGGGCCTTGAAGCCTGCGAGGGTGCGGGAACAGATGTCCTGCAGGGCAGCTTTCTGCTCGGCCGGCGCCGTGGCGATGCCCTTGGCCATGATCCATGGCTGCGCGGCGTCGAAGGCCTGGTTGATGCGGTCGGCGCAGGCCATGATCTCGCGGATCGCCCGGCCATATTCGCGTGCTTCGAAGGCGGCGCGTACCGCTTCGGCCTGCTCCGCCAATTCGGCGCCCAGGGCTTGCGTTTCGCCGCTGTACGCCAGGACTCCGTCAAAGTGCCGGGTGATGAAATTGGCCGCACGGCTGGCGATGTTGACGTACTTGCCGATCAGGTCGCTGTTGACGCGGGCGATGAAGTCCTCTGCCGTGAAATCGACGTCCTCCACCCGGGCGTTCAGCTTGGCCGCGATGTAGTAGCGCAGCCATTCCGGGTCCATGCCCACGTCCAGGTAGCGCAGCGGCGAGATGCCGGTGCCCCGGCTCTTGGACATTTTTTCGCCGCTGACCGTGATGAAGCCGTGGACGTTCAGCGCGTCGGGCGTCTTGCGCCCGGCGAACTTCAGCATGGCGGGCCAGAACAGGGCATGGAAGTAGATGATGTCCTTGCCGATGAAGTGCACTTGCTCCGTCGAGCCTTCCGGGTCCAGCAAAGCGTCGAAATCCAGCCCCTGTTTGTCGCAATAGGCCTTCAGGGACGCCAGGTAACCCACCGGCGCGTCCAGCCAGACGTAGAAGTAATTGCCCGGCGCATCGGGAATCTCGATGCCGAAATACGGCGCTTCGCGCGATATATCCCAGTCCCCCAGCTTGGCCTCGCCGTCTTCGGCGCCCAGCCATTCGCGCGTCTTGGCGAGCACTTCCGGCTGCAGCCTGCGCGCGCCCGTGGCGTTGCTGCCGGCGGTCCAGTCGCGCAGAAAAGCCACGCAGCGTGGATCGGATAGCTTGAAGAAGAAATGCTCGGAGCGCTTGAGGACGGGTGTCGCCCTGGTCAGCGTCGAGTACGGCTCGATCAGGTCGGTGGGCGCGTACACGGCACCGCATACCTCGCAGGAATCGCCGTACTGGTCCTTGGAATGGCAGGTCGGGCATTCGCCCTTGATGTACCGGTCGGCGAGGAACATGCCCTTCACCGGATCGTAGAACTGCTCGATGGTGCGCGTCTCGATCAGGCCTTGCGCCTTCAACGCGCGGTAGATGTCCTGCGAGAGGGCGACGTTCTCCGGCGTGTCGGTGGAGTGCCAGTGGTCGAAGCGGATGTGGAAGCCGTTCAGGTAGCGCGGCCGCTCGGCCGCGTAGCGGGCAACCAGTTCCGTGGGCGTGATGCCTTCGCTCTCCGCCTTCAGCATGATGGGGGCGCCATGCGCGTCATCCGCTCCCACGAAATGCACCGTGTGCCCGGCCATGCGCATGGTGCGCACCCAGATGTCGGCCTGGATGTACTCCATGATATGGCCGATGTGAAACGATCCGTTGGCGTAGGGCAGTGCGGTAGTGACGAATAGGGTGCGTGACATGGCCGAATGGCAGAGTGGAAACCGGACCCGGCATTTTAGAGCCAGTTGCGGCGAACGCCGGCGGCGGATATGGCGAAGCCCGCGGGCGCGTGGGCGGCCGCGGGAACGAAGAGACGACGGATGGGACGAAGCTGGGTCGCTGGCGACCCGGCGGCGAACCGCGAGGGGACCTGCCGCGCCGGGCTTCCTTGGTGTGCAACCCTGCCGGGCTGCCTCGATGAGACGGGCTTAGCGCACTTCGCGGACTTCGACGTCGATCACGTCGGGTCGTACACCCTGGAAGGGCCCCGTGGGCCCAGCGCCGCGCGTGGCGTTGCGCTGGTGCCAGTACGCGCGCACGCCGAAGGGACGGCCGCGGACCCGCGCCACCAGATAAAGGATGCCGACCGCGATGGCCGTGGACGCCATGAACACCAGCGCCATGGCGCCGCCGATCAAGGCGAGTACCGTGAAGGCCACGGCGCGAACTAAGCGGGTAAGAGCATTGTTCATGGTAAGAAGGACGCGAAACGCGGCGAAAAGTTCCTGCAGATTCCGCTATCCTTGCAAGTCATAGAGGCCGCACGGTGCTGAAAAAGCCAGGCTGTAAACCGGGGTAGCCGCGCCAAAGCCCGGGGTGCCTGTAGGAATATAGTGACATGAGTTTGACGATCCACCAAATAAAGGCCGTGCTCGAAGGTGTAACGGACCCGGAAACCGGCGCCAGCATAGGCAAATATGTAAAAGAGCGCGACGTCCGGATCGAGGCAGACCGTGTTTCAGTCGCGGTAGAGCTGGGCTATCCCGCGCGTACTCAACAGCAGGCGCTGCGCCAGGCGGTGGTGGACGCACTCCGTGCCGCCGGTGCCCCGGATGCGGAGGTTGCGGTCACCTGGAAGATCGCTGCCCATGCGGTCCAGCGCGGACTGAAGCCGCTGCCCAATGTGTCGAACATCATTGCGGTGGCCTCCGGCAAGGGCGGGGTGGGCAAGAGCACGACGGCCGTCAATCTGGCCCTGGCCCTGGCCGCCGAGGGCGCCCAGGTGGGCGTGCTCGACGCCGACATCTATGGCCCGAGCATTCCCACGATGCTGGGCATTTCGGGGCGGCCGGTCAGCCACGACAACAAGTCCATGGAACCGCTGCAAGGGCATGGCCTGCAAGCCAATTCCATCGGCTTCCTGATCGATGCGGACTCGCCGGCGATCTGGCGTGGCCCGATGGTCACCCAGGCGCTGGAACAACTCTTGCGCCAGACCAACTGGCGCAACCTCGATTACCTGATCGTCGACATGCCGCCCGGGACTGGCGATATCGCGCTGACGCTGGCGCAGAAGGTTCCCGTCGTGGGCGCTGTCATCGTTACCACTCCGCAGGACATCGCCCTGCTGGACGCGCGCAAGGGCTTGCGCATGTTCGAAAAGGTAGAGGTGCCCATCCTTGGGGTGGTGGAGAACATGTCGATGCACATCTGCAGCCATTGCGGGCACGCCGAACCGATCTTCGGGGAAGGCGGCGGCAAGCGCATGGCGGAACAGTACAAGGTGGCATGGCTGGGCGGCTTGCCGTTGACGCTGCAGATTCGCGAGCAGACCGACGCGGGGCATCCCACCGTTGTGGCGGATCCGAACAGCGAAGCGGCGCGCCTGTACCGTGACATCGCGCGGCGAGTCGCCGTCGCGGTCGCGCAGCTCCCGCGGGACATGGCCGGCAAATTCCCGAACGTCGTGGTCCAGCAGCCCTGAAGCATGCAATGGTTCGCCGGCCTCCTGCTGTGCCTGGCGCTGGCACTGCTCCAGACCGCGTATGCCAAGCCTGAGATCGTCATCGACCCCGGCACCGTCGATCCGGCGGCGTTGAAGTCGGTCAACGATGCCGTCGAGGCCATCGCCCGGCTCGCGGCGGACCAGGACGGCGGCGAAGCGGACCGGCTGCGCCGTCGCGCGCGTGACGCGGCGCTGGCCGCGCTGGCCACGCAGGGCTATTTCGCGGCGAGCGTGACGCTGAAGACCGGCAGCGACGTGGATGGCGGCACCTGGGATATCGCCATCGACGCCGGTGTGCGAGCGCACATCGTCGCGGTCGAGCTGGCGTTCACCGGCCGCATTTCGCGCGCCGAGTATGCGCAGCGCGTGGCGGCGCTGCGTAAAAGCTGGCTGTTGCCGGTGGGCCGCCCGTTCGTCAACGATGATTGGAACAAGGCCAAGTCGGACCTGCTCGACGCGGTCATAACGCGCGATTTCCTGCTGGCGCGCATCGCGGCATCCTCTGCCGACGTGCAGGCCGACCAAGGCCAGGTACGCCTGAAAGTCGTGATCGACAGCGGCCCGGCGGTGCGCATGGGCATGCTGACCATCCAGGGCCTGGAGCGCGTCCCGGGGTCGCTGATCAAGCGCTATGTGCGATACACCCCCGGCGACGCCTACGACCAGGACAAGCTGAACCAGTGGCAGCAGGCCCTGCAAGGCACCGCCTTTTTCCGTGGCGCATTCGTATCGATGCAGCAGCCCGGAGGCGGCGATGCGGCCGCCTTGTCGCCGTCGCGGGATCCCTCGGTGGCCGCGCCGGCCGGCGACCCGCGCGTGGCGGCCGGCGGCCAGCCCGCACCCCCTGTGGACAGCAATGGCGTGATCACCCTGCCGGTGCAGGTCCGCGTTGTCGAGGCGCCGCCCAAGCGCTTCTCCGCCTCGATCGGGGTGGAT
Coding sequences within it:
- a CDS encoding 5'-methylthioadenosine/adenosylhomocysteine nucleosidase, translated to MSAAPLGILAALHDEIADLLVQMGPTAECRRIGKRDYYVGELYGRRCVVVLARIGKVAAAATAVTLIREFDVQALLFTGLAGGIAPGVNVGDVVIANTLVQHDLDARPLFPRYEVPLLGVSQLATAPRMNEVLAQCAVDYLALGLSSDVDPLTRDLFGIGAPTLHRGLVASGDRFVGDGAVAQGLLEALPGTLCVEMEGAAVAQVCHEYEVPCAILRTVSDRADAAAPVDFAAFLSRVASRYSNGIVSRFVQAYTD
- the metG gene encoding methionine--tRNA ligase — translated: MSRTLFVTTALPYANGSFHIGHIMEYIQADIWVRTMRMAGHTVHFVGADDAHGAPIMLKAESEGITPTELVARYAAERPRYLNGFHIRFDHWHSTDTPENVALSQDIYRALKAQGLIETRTIEQFYDPVKGMFLADRYIKGECPTCHSKDQYGDSCEVCGAVYAPTDLIEPYSTLTRATPVLKRSEHFFFKLSDPRCVAFLRDWTAGSNATGARRLQPEVLAKTREWLGAEDGEAKLGDWDISREAPYFGIEIPDAPGNYFYVWLDAPVGYLASLKAYCDKQGLDFDALLDPEGSTEQVHFIGKDIIYFHALFWPAMLKFAGRKTPDALNVHGFITVSGEKMSKSRGTGISPLRYLDVGMDPEWLRYYIAAKLNARVEDVDFTAEDFIARVNSDLIGKYVNIASRAANFITRHFDGVLAYSGETQALGAELAEQAEAVRAAFEAREYGRAIREIMACADRINQAFDAAQPWIMAKGIATAPAEQKAALQDICSRTLAGFKALSVMLAPVLPALAERVARELFGQDAAFTWRDAAVLPGRIAPFKHLMQRVDPAMLDALVEPAAAPASNPGGANGDAGPQEDAQAATPGGEPVAPTIAIDDFAKIDLRVARIVNCEEVEGSTKLLRLTLDVGEGRHRNVFSGIKSAYKPQDLIGKLTVMVANLAPRKMKFGVSEGMVLAASHADESAHPGIYVLEPWPGAQPGMRVR
- the apbC gene encoding iron-sulfur cluster carrier protein ApbC — protein: MSLTIHQIKAVLEGVTDPETGASIGKYVKERDVRIEADRVSVAVELGYPARTQQQALRQAVVDALRAAGAPDAEVAVTWKIAAHAVQRGLKPLPNVSNIIAVASGKGGVGKSTTAVNLALALAAEGAQVGVLDADIYGPSIPTMLGISGRPVSHDNKSMEPLQGHGLQANSIGFLIDADSPAIWRGPMVTQALEQLLRQTNWRNLDYLIVDMPPGTGDIALTLAQKVPVVGAVIVTTPQDIALLDARKGLRMFEKVEVPILGVVENMSMHICSHCGHAEPIFGEGGGKRMAEQYKVAWLGGLPLTLQIREQTDAGHPTVVADPNSEAARLYRDIARRVAVAVAQLPRDMAGKFPNVVVQQP
- a CDS encoding autotransporter assembly complex protein TamA translates to MQWFAGLLLCLALALLQTAYAKPEIVIDPGTVDPAALKSVNDAVEAIARLAADQDGGEADRLRRRARDAALAALATQGYFAASVTLKTGSDVDGGTWDIAIDAGVRAHIVAVELAFTGRISRAEYAQRVAALRKSWLLPVGRPFVNDDWNKAKSDLLDAVITRDFLLARIAASSADVQADQGQVRLKVVIDSGPAVRMGMLTIQGLERVPGSLIKRYVRYTPGDAYDQDKLNQWQQALQGTAFFRGAFVSMQQPGGGDAAALSPSRDPSVAAPAGDPRVAAGGQPAPPVDSNGVITLPVQVRVVEAPPKRFSASIGVDSDAGVGVEAVYRQQVVFGQPVTLESGVGVNRLRQRVYADFHLPPDTRGNKDSIGVLAEHSDIQGLDVTRFAVGATRLQERSGGPDGRVDYETRWGLLAAHDSVKIDGDDEYSLPTLTATADWLRRNVDSKYNPRDGNLIAVGGGVGIALNTGQPYTRARLRGQRWWPIGQRDVFTLRGEVGRVWASRDTQVPDDFGFRTGGARSIRGYRYLSIGADRGDAVVGAPALVVGSIEYDHYFDDRWGIGVFVDAGDAAQSFGDMDMAVGYGVGARVRTPAGPLFLDVAYGQRDHSVRLNFSLGIAF